A single genomic interval of Melanotaenia boesemani isolate fMelBoe1 chromosome 4, fMelBoe1.pri, whole genome shotgun sequence harbors:
- the LOC121638668 gene encoding perforin-1-like, which produces MARLWELLLMCWVWSPLSLSSTVSFIGSSQECEKAHFVPGYNLGGEGFDIVSMERKGAYVIDTETWNLGNGTCRMYRNTYMNREIQKVPASVVDWRVLPQCSLKVSSTLYDSVETLVNDSTSSVSNDWKIGLDVPVDPSATVGVGLGGSHSRASEFGMKKSKQDRYTFVQHSVNCVFYGYRLRTNPPLSHEFLSAVNSLPPYSIASLLPYRNLIDTYGTHYITQVSLGGEIKALTSFKTCMASMNGLTATEVGDCLTVEASVNVVNTGSVNAMTKHCQDKKKKLNSGQSFSSEFSERETQVIGGDIDGDVLFQGPSSTCSKWLNSLKSTPDVVRYNLKPLHTILLDNHHAKMGLKREVEQYIKKNAVLKKCSESCQIGHRSNKRDPCACVCNSNQNLRSNCCPAGKGLATLKVFGLYAKNLYGDVWTETDGSVEVKYGNQIKRTIIISNNDNPKWPETFEFGPVVINMANKLQFAVYDEDFYWNSDLLGECSFQLRSGRVTDSCMFDHGTFFFSFLVECAPSLGGSQCQEYIPSPMNPSLAEVFYTRNGVLLGESRLKFIKSDTGSDHLSAGIMRK; this is translated from the exons ATGGCGAGACTCTGGGAGCTCCTGTTAATGTGCTGGGTGTGGAGTCCTCTGAGTCTCTCATCCACAGTGAGCTTCATCGGTTCATCCCAGGAGTGTGAGAAGGCTCACTTTGTCCCAGGTTATAACCTCGGAGGAGAAGGCTTTGACATCGTCTCAATGGAGAGGAAAGGCGCCTACGTCATCGACACTGAAACATGGAATCTTGGAAACGGCACATGCAGAATGTACAGAAACACCTACATGAACAGAGAGATCCAGAAGGTCCCAGCTTCTGTGGTGGACTGGAGAGTCCTCCCCCAGTGCAGCTTGAAGGTTTCCAGTACTCTCTACGATTCTGTTGAAACTCTCGTCAATGATTCCACATCATCGGTCTCCAATGATTGGAAAATTGGTCTTGATGTCCCCGTGGACCCTTCAGCCACTGTTGGTGTTGGTCTTGGAGGTTCCCACTCCAGGGCTTCTGAATTTGGTATGAAAAAGTCCAAACAAGACCGCTACACCTTTGTTCAGCATTCTGTTAACTGTGTCTTCTACGG GTACAGACTGAGAACAAATCCTCCGCTGAGCCATGAATTTCTATCAGCTGTGAACTCTCTTCCTCCTTATTCCATCGCCAGTTTGCTACCTTATCGCAATCTGATCGACACCTATGGCACACATTACATAACACAGGTGTCTCTAGGTGGAGAAATAAAAGCGCTGACTTCTTTCAAGACCTGCATGGCATCCATGAATGGACTGACGGCAACAGAAGTTGGTGATTGTTTGACAGTTGAGGCCTCTGTTAACGTTGTAAATACTGGCAGTGTAAATGCCATGACCAAACACTGTcaggacaagaaaaagaaactgaactCTGGACAAAGTTTCAGCTCTGAATTTAGTGAGCGTGAAACACAAGTCATTGGAGGAGATATTGATGGAGATGTACTCTTTCAAGGCCCATCTAGCACTTGCAGCAAATGGCTCAACTCACTGAAAAGCACCCCTGATGTGGTCCGGTACAACTTAAAGCCCCTGCACACCATACTGCTTGATAATCACCATGCCAAGATGGGACTGAAGCGAGAGGTGGAGCAGTACATCAAGAAAAATGCAGTGCTGAAGAAATGCTCTGAATCCTGTCAGATTGGACACAGATCCAACAAAAGAGATCCATGTGCTTGTGTCTGTAACAGTAACCAGAATCTCAGGTCAAACTGCTGCCCTGCTGGGAAAGGTCTTGCAACATTAAAGGTGTTCGGTCTTTATGCAAAAAATCTGTATGGTGAcgtgtggacagagacagatggtTCAGTTGAGGTTAAATATGGCAACCAGATAAAGCGCACAATTATCATCAGTAACAATGACAACCCTAAATGGCCAGAAACATTTGAATTTGGACCCGTAGTCATCAACATGGCAAACAAACTTCAATTTGCTGTTTATGATGAGGATTTCTACTGGAACAGTGATCTGCTTGGTGAATGTTCATTTCAGCTGCGTAGTGGGCGAGTGACAGACAGCTGCATGTTTGATCATGGtaccttcttcttttccttcttagTGGAGTGTGCTCCAAGTCTTGGTGGTAGTCAGTGTCAGGAGTACATTCCTTCACCCATGAACCCCTCTTTGGCTGAAGTTTTCTACACCAGAAATGGTGTCCTGCTCGGAGAATCAAGGCTGAAATTCATCAAGTCAGACACAGGTTCAGACCATCTGTCTGCTGgaataatgagaaaataa